A portion of the Punica granatum isolate Tunisia-2019 chromosome 7, ASM765513v2, whole genome shotgun sequence genome contains these proteins:
- the LOC116214195 gene encoding protein NRT1/ PTR FAMILY 2.9-like, with protein MGKEELKEKKKVTDDAAAETNGTEINGRAMGVLLLLQMSLSPTTEDGEPCPSSSVSTNTRIPFPDQICRNPSFSPVFCSRRNETFEKLGAIGTLANLLIYLTKVFNLKSITAANILNIFNGTTNFATLLGAFLCDTYFGRFKTLAFCTIASYMGLQAIQLTAAIKSLHPPHCGNSSTCVGPTKGQMAFLIMGFGMLITGAAGIRPCNLAFGADQFNPETESGKRGINSFFNWYFFTFTFAQMVSLTLIVYIQSNVSWAIGLAIPAILMLVSCAIFFSGSKIYVRVKATGSPMTSVVQVIVAAIRKARLTRHEQSWQSLYSYIPAKSINSKLPYTDQFRFLDKAAIVTPQDQINVEGSPVNPWRLCSMQQVEEVKCLMRVIPIWASAMIYYIAIVQQNTYAIFQATQANRRLGTTNFKIPAASYVVFLMLSLTIFIPIYDRVLVPFLRRLTGKEGGITVLQRMGIGLSLAILTMLVSGFVESRRRHIALTRPTLGMEPRRGEISSMSALWLVPQFALAGLTEAFANIGQVEFYYKQFPENMRSIAGSLYYCGMAGANYLSSLLITIVHNKTGNGKGGNWLQEDLNKGKLDYYYYLIAAIGMVNLGYFLVCARWYQYKVTAEVKDDSETEQPGKCMTP; from the exons ATGGGAAAGGAAGAgctgaaggagaagaagaaggtgacTGATGATGCAGCAGCTGAAACTAATGGGACAGAGATCAATGGCAGAGCAATGGGGGTGTTGCTTCTGCTGCAGATGAGCCTAAGCCCAACTACAGAGGATGGAGAGCCATGCCCTTCATCATCGGTCAGTACAAATACCCGTATTCCATTTCCGGATCAAATCTGCCGCAATCCCAGCTTCTCCCCCGTCTTCTGCTCTCGGC GGAATGAGACATTTGAGAAGCTCGGAGCGATCGGGACATTAGCGAACCTGTTGATCTACCTGACCAAGGTGTTCAACCTGAAGAGCATTACGGCAGCAAACATCCTTAACATCTTCAACGGCACCACGAACTTCGCCACCTTGCTTGGAGCCTTCCTCTGCGACACCTACTTCGGCCGCTTCAAGACGCTCGCCTTCTGTACTATCGCATCTTACATG GGGCTGCAAGCAATACAGTTGACGGCGGCGATCAAGAGCCTTCATCCTCCTCACTGTGGAAATAGCAGCACTTGCGTCGGCCCCACGAAAGGTCAAATGGCTTTCCTGATAATGGGGTTTGGTATGTTGATCACTGGAGCTGCCGGTATTCGACCGTGCAACTTAGCCTTTGGCGCCGATCAGTTCAATCCTGAGACGGAGTCAGGAAAGAGAGGGATCAATAGCTTCTTCAACTGGTATTTCTTCACCTTCACTTTCGCACAAATGGTTTCCCTCACGCTGATCGTCTACATCCAGTCAAATGTGAGCTGGGCCATTGGGCTGGCTATCCCTGCCATCCTCATGCTTGTATCATGTGCAATCTTCTTCTCGGGTTCGAAGATTTATGTCCGTGTGAAAGCCACGGGAAGTCCCATGACGAGTGTTGTGCAAGTGATCGTAGCTGCCATCAGGAAGGCCCGGCTGACACGACACGAGCAATCGTGGCAATCTCTTTATAGTTACATACCGGCAAAGTCAATAAACTCGAAACTTCCCTATACAGATCAGTTCAG ATTCCTCGATAAAGCGGCGATCGTGACCCCACAAGATCAGATAAATGTAGAAGGGTCACCTGTCAACCCGTGGCGGCTGTGCAGCATGCAACAAGTCGAAGAAGTGAAATGCCTCATGAGAGTAATTCCTATATGGGCATCGGCAATGATTTACTACATAGCAATAGTTCAGCAAAACACCTACGCAATCTTCCAGGCGACCCAAGCCAATAGGCGGCTCGGGACCACAAACTTCAAGATCCCAGCAGCATCCTACGTTGTCTTCCTGATGCTGAGCCTCACAATTTTCATACCCATCTATGATCGCGTCCTTGTGCCATTTCTCCGAAGGCTGACCGGCAAGGAAGGTGGGATCACGGTTCTCCAGAGGATGGGGATTGGGTTATCCTTAGCTATACTCACAATGCTGGTCTCAGGCTTTGTGGAATCCCGACGGAGACATATTGCCCTTACAAGACCGACACTCGGGATGGAACCGAGAAGGGGCGAGATCTCTTCCATGTCGGCGTTGTGGTTGGTCCCGCAGTTCGCACTCGCTGGCTTAACTGAGGCATTTGCCAATATTGGGCAGGTCGAGTTTTACTACAAGCAGTTCCCCGAGAACATGAGGAGCATCGCCGGGTCGCTGTACTACTGCGGGATGGCGGGCGCAAACTACCTGAGCAGCCTCCTGATAACGATCGTCCACAACAAGACTGGAAACGGTAAAGGCGGGAATTGGCTGCAGGAAGATCTCAACAAGGGCAAGCTGGACTACTACTACTATCTCATTGCTGCAATTGGCATGGTGAACTTAGGGTACTTCCTGGTGTGTGCTAGGTGGTATCAGTACAAGGTAACAGCAGAGGTTAAAGATGACTCCGAGACGGAGCAACCCGGAAAATGCATGACTCCATAG
- the LOC116214197 gene encoding uncharacterized protein LOC116214197: MFPLKSKVVGLFQMTQSSAMNPRLSLEQSAHWFVGLVCVSVSWLCLTLKDHMLDTAGIELKRGLCFQLSFLPRALPGYMSTPSGQKREQHRNVDGGDCGLDETPTEVMVLEIYTLGTA; the protein is encoded by the exons ATGTTTCCTCTGAAGTCAAAAGTGGTTGGACTGTTTCAAATGACACAAAG CTCAGCGATGAATCCACGGCTAAGCTTAGAGCAGTCCGCACACTGGTTCGTGGGTTTGGTTTGTGTCTCTGTCAGTTGGCTATGTTTGACGTTGAAG GATCATATGCTGGATACTGCAGGAATCGAACTGAAACGAGGTCTATGCTTTCAGCTTAGCTTTTTGCCACGGGCCTTACCAGGATACATGTCTACCCCATCTGGGCAAAAAAG GGAACAGCATCGAAATGTTGATGGAGGAGATTGTGGATTAGACGAGACCCCGACTGAGGTGATGGTATTGGAAATTTATACTCTCGGGACAGCCTGA
- the LOC116215640 gene encoding dnaJ homolog subfamily B member 1 produces MGVDYYNILKVNRNASEDDLKKAYKRLAMIWHPDKNPTSRRSEAEAKFKQISEAYDVLSDHQKRQIYDLYGEEALKSGQFPPQPNARAGAGHYRQHHGAGAGSSQYNGAGFRFSPRDAEDIYAEFFGSESTSGGARGGRGFRDGFYRASNSGASSSASSGATGEMRKGPPVENVLPCSLEELYRGGTRKMKISRMVFDTFGKQCNVEEILTIEVKPGWKKGTKITFPDKGNQEQPGVIPPDLVFVIDEKPHAVYRRDGNDLVVDKEITLLEALTGKTLELTTLDGRNLMIPLTYIVKPGDDMLVPGEGMPISREPGKKGNLKIKFDVKYPSRLTSEQKAELRRVLGGVS; encoded by the exons ATGGGAGTTGATTACTACAACATACTGAAGGTGAACAGGAATGCGAGCGAGGACGACCTCAAGAAGGCGTACAAGCGGCTGGCCATGATATGGCACCCCGACAAGAACCCCACGAGCCGCCGGAGCGAGGCGGAGGCCAAGTTCAAGCAGATCTCCGAGGCCTACGACGTCCTCAGCGACCACCAGAAGCGCCAGATCTACGACCTATACGGCGAGGAGGCCCTCAAGTCCGGCCAGTTCCCGCCGCAGCCTAATGCCAGAGCCGGCGCGGGGCACTACAGGCAACACCACGGCGCCGGTGCTGGCAGCAGCCAGTACAATGGTGCTGGGTTCAGGTTCAGTCCGAGGGATGCTGAGGATATTTACGCGGAGTTCTTTGGATCGGAATCCACCAGCGGTGGAGCCAGAGGAGGTAGAGGGTTCAGGGACGGCTTCTATAGGGCTTCGAATAGTGGAGCTAGCAGCAGTGCATCCAGTGGCGCCACCGGAGAGATGAGGAAGGGGCCTCCGGTGGAAAATGTGTTGCCTTGCAGCTTGGAGGAGCTTTACAGGGGAGGCACGAGGAAGATGAAGATCTCGAGGATGGTCTTCGACACATTCGG TAAGCAGTGTAATGTGGAGGAAATTTTAACCATTGAGGTCAAACCTGGATGGAAGAAGGGGACGAAGATCACTTTTCCTGATAAGGGGAACCAGGAGCAACCCGGTGTTATCCCTCCTGATCTTGTTTTTGTGATAGATGAGAAGCCTCATGCTGTTTATAGGAGGGATGGTAATGATCTTGTGGTTGACAAGGAGATAACGCTGCTCGAGGCACTCACTGGTAAGACCCTCGAACTCACAACGTTGGATGGAAGGAATCTCATGATCCCGCTTACGTATATTGTCAAACCTGGTGACGATATGCTTGTCCCGGGTGAAGGAATGCCTATCTCCAGAGAACCCGGGAAGAAaggaaatttgaaaatcaagTTCGATGTGAAGTATCCTTCAAGACTTACTTCAGAACAGAAAGCTGAATTAAGAAGGGTTCTCGGTGGAGTTTCTTGA